A genomic window from Cryobacterium sp. SO2 includes:
- a CDS encoding putative sulfate exporter family transporter, producing the protein MWMWGVAAAACATLVAWGVHAAVPAVPLLTAAVVLGIVVGQLPGVRPALTGPLKPGLSLAAKRLMRLGVVLLGLKLSLVDIAGLGWLTISTTVLIVLLTFFGTLWLGRRVGLPGNQPLLIATGFAVCGASAIGAMSGVVKAKDEETATPVALVTLCGTLAIGVLPLLWHPLGLTDLQFGHWVGAGVHDVGQVVATAQIAGSAALAVAVVVKLTRVLMLAPLVAGVAVYERRRVAVAAGGHGTVDPVGSPAARRPPVVPLFVAGFLAMVLVRTFVPLPATVLDIADLLQTVLLAMALFGLGTSVRLASLLRTGGRALGVGLASWLLIAVLALAAVAVS; encoded by the coding sequence ATGTGGATGTGGGGAGTTGCGGCCGCCGCGTGCGCGACGCTGGTCGCGTGGGGCGTGCATGCCGCCGTGCCCGCGGTGCCGTTGCTTACCGCGGCGGTGGTGCTCGGCATCGTGGTGGGGCAGCTGCCGGGGGTGCGCCCCGCGCTGACCGGCCCACTGAAGCCCGGCCTGTCCCTGGCGGCTAAACGCCTGATGCGGCTCGGCGTGGTGCTGCTGGGCCTCAAGCTCAGCCTGGTCGACATCGCGGGACTCGGCTGGCTCACCATCAGCACCACCGTGCTGATCGTGCTACTCACCTTCTTCGGCACCCTGTGGCTGGGCCGCCGGGTGGGCCTGCCAGGCAACCAGCCGCTGCTCATCGCCACCGGCTTCGCCGTCTGTGGTGCCTCCGCTATCGGCGCGATGAGCGGGGTGGTCAAGGCCAAAGACGAGGAGACCGCCACCCCGGTGGCGCTGGTCACCCTGTGCGGCACCCTCGCGATCGGCGTGCTGCCGCTGCTCTGGCATCCGCTGGGCCTGACGGACCTGCAGTTCGGCCACTGGGTGGGCGCCGGCGTGCACGACGTGGGCCAGGTGGTCGCCACGGCGCAGATCGCCGGTTCGGCGGCCCTCGCCGTGGCCGTGGTGGTCAAGCTCACCCGGGTGCTGATGCTTGCCCCGCTCGTGGCCGGCGTGGCCGTATACGAGCGCAGGAGGGTGGCCGTGGCCGCCGGCGGCCACGGCACCGTCGATCCGGTCGGCTCCCCCGCCGCCCGGCGTCCCCCTGTCGTTCCGCTGTTCGTCGCCGGGTTCCTGGCCATGGTGCTGGTGCGCACCTTCGTTCCGCTTCCGGCCACCGTGCTCGACATTGCGGACCTCCTGCAGACAGTGCTGCTGGCCATGGCCCTGTTCGGATTGGGCACCTCCGTGCGCCTGGCTTCGCTCCTGCGCACCGGCGGGCGTGCCCTCGGCGTGGGGCTGGCCTCCTGGCTGCTCATCGCGGTCCTGGCGCTGGCTGCCGTGGCCGTCAGCTGA
- a CDS encoding O-acetylhomoserine aminocarboxypropyltransferase/cysteine synthase family protein, giving the protein MADREYGFTTRAIHAGNIPDAVTGARALPIYQTSAFVFDDTADAAARFALQKYGNVYSRLSNPTVAAFEERIASLEGGLGAVATASGLAAQYITFASLAGSGDHIVSSANLYGGSITQLDVTLRRFGVETTFVQSADPADYAAAITDKTKLIFAETVANPSGEVADIEGLAAVAHAAGIPLIIDSTIATPYLCRPIEWGADIVIHSATKFLGGHGTTLGGIVVESGRFNWHSEKFPLFTEPVPSYGGLEWSGNFGEYAFLTRLRAEQLRDIGPVLAPHSAFLLAQGVETLPYRLQAHVNNARIVAEWLDADPRVDFVNWAGLPSHPHYERSLKYLPKGPGSVFSFGVKGGRDAGRTFIESVDLASHLANIGDAKTLVIHPASTTHAQLSEQQLVDAGVLAGLVRISVGIEDVDDIIYDLDQALAQAAGTSGAS; this is encoded by the coding sequence ATGGCAGATCGCGAGTACGGCTTCACGACCAGGGCAATCCACGCCGGGAACATCCCCGACGCAGTGACCGGGGCGCGGGCCCTGCCCATCTACCAGACCAGCGCTTTCGTCTTCGACGACACCGCGGATGCCGCGGCCCGCTTCGCCCTGCAGAAGTACGGCAACGTCTACTCTCGGCTCTCCAACCCCACCGTGGCGGCGTTCGAAGAGCGCATCGCGAGCCTCGAGGGCGGCCTCGGCGCCGTCGCCACCGCCTCGGGACTCGCCGCCCAGTACATCACCTTCGCCAGCCTGGCCGGCTCCGGCGACCACATCGTCTCCAGCGCCAACCTTTACGGCGGCTCGATCACCCAGCTCGACGTGACCCTGCGTCGTTTCGGCGTGGAGACCACCTTCGTGCAGTCCGCCGACCCGGCAGACTACGCCGCCGCGATCACGGACAAGACCAAGCTGATCTTCGCCGAGACCGTGGCCAACCCGTCCGGCGAGGTCGCCGACATCGAGGGCCTGGCGGCGGTGGCGCACGCCGCCGGCATCCCGTTGATCATCGACTCCACCATCGCCACCCCCTATCTGTGCCGCCCCATCGAATGGGGCGCTGACATCGTCATCCACTCCGCCACCAAGTTCCTCGGCGGCCACGGCACCACCCTCGGCGGCATCGTCGTGGAGAGCGGCCGGTTCAACTGGCACAGCGAGAAGTTCCCGCTCTTCACCGAGCCCGTGCCCAGCTACGGCGGCCTGGAGTGGTCCGGCAACTTCGGCGAGTACGCCTTCCTCACCCGCCTCCGCGCCGAACAACTGCGCGACATCGGCCCCGTGCTGGCCCCGCATTCCGCGTTCCTGCTCGCCCAGGGCGTCGAGACGCTGCCCTACCGCCTGCAGGCGCACGTGAACAACGCCCGCATCGTGGCCGAGTGGCTCGACGCCGACCCGCGGGTCGATTTCGTCAACTGGGCCGGCCTGCCCAGCCACCCGCACTACGAGCGCAGCCTCAAGTACCTGCCCAAGGGCCCCGGCTCGGTGTTCAGCTTCGGCGTCAAGGGCGGCCGCGACGCCGGCCGCACCTTCATCGAATCGGTCGACCTGGCCAGCCACCTCGCCAACATCGGCGACGCCAAGACCCTGGTCATCCACCCGGCCTCCACCACCCACGCCCAGCTCAGTGAGCAGCAGCTCGTCGACGCCGGTGTGCTGGCCGGCCTCGTGCGCATCAGCGTGGGCATTGAGGATGTCGACGACATCATCTACGATCTCGACCAGGCCCTGGCCCAGGCCGCCGGCACGTCAGGAGCGTCATGA